agggaccctgTCAACTTCTGCACGTCCCTGAGTCATGCAGGGGGCCTCATTGCTTCGATGGCCTGGATTTTATCCGGGTTCGCCTCGATCCCCGGTGTGACACCAGGAAACCGAGGAGCTTCCCCGTCGAAATGCCAAAGACACATTTCTTAGGGTTAAGCTTCGTGCAAGTCACGCGCAGTTTGtcaaagacttgagctaaattttctagaagggaATTCAATTCTCTAGTCTTTACaatgatgtcatcaacatacacctcaactatgtctctaaccaaatcacctaatgtaatgttcattgcgcgagcaaaggtgggtaaggcattaagcagtccatatggcattacaatattgcaataaagaccatccctTGTTACAAAAGATGTATGCTTCCTATCTtccttagccattttgatttgatgaaaaccagaataggcatctatgaaggatagcaagtcacacccggaggtggaatctacaatctgatctatacgtggaagtggataggggtcttttggacatgccttattgaggttggtgtagtcgatgcacatccgaagcttcccgttggcctttgggatgACAACCGGATTGGCCAACTACACAGGGCGGTGGTCctcttcgatgaagccagcttgcagcagcttgcggatcTCTTCACGAATGAAATTCTGctgctcgatggactgcttccgTGGCTTTTGTTGCACCGGCCTGGCAtgggggtggatcttcagatggtgctcaatcacctccctggggatcccgAGCATCTgagacggttcccaggcgaacatgTCAACATTTgtccggaggaaggcgatgagcgtgctttcctatttctctcccagattcccactaatgcgggtggtctgggaggcctccgctccaacttggatggtcttcacggggACATCATCCGTATCAGATGGATGGACTTTGGGCGCCTTGGCTGGCACCCTAGCGCGTGAGggtgaggggtcggacccctttGCGCCGGCAGCCAGGACGAGACCCGCTGCCAGTGCATGCAGCTTCTCAACTGCCGCCACAGCAGCGGTCTAGTCACCCTTCACGGTGAGGACTCCTGCAGGGGACAGCATCTTGAGGACCAgatacccgtaatgggcaacggccatgaaccggtacagagccggcTTGCCAATAATAGCATTGAATGGGAGGTTGACCTGAACGTTCTCTGTGCGGAAGTTTTCCTCCGTTCTGAACATGACCGGCAaggagatggtccccaccgggtagaCGGGATGTAGGCCCACTCtggagaatgggcgtgatgggtCCAGTCCgaactccgggatctgcagctgCTTGAaagctgcatagctgatgatgttaaggccggcgcctccgtcaatcAGCACGTGATGGAGattgatgttggcgatggtagaGGCGGTGACAAGTGGTAGCACCCCGgcccccgccatgttctccgggcagtcggatggcccgaaggagatggtggtgctcctCCACCGTTGGTGGGGTGCCGCTTTCGGTGCCCCCGGCTTcactgagaaaacttctcgATGAAGGGTCTTGACATCCctccgggagacgagctctgaGCTTCCACCGTACATGatgtacagcttcttgcggtaCTCGTCCCCCCCGGACTCagagtcggactggtggaagagacccttaagatccttctttggggtttggtaccccaactccctctccgccgTGGCAGCATCAGCGTCAGAGGCCTTCTCCTTGTCGGACCGCCGTGGCGGGGAGGAGTCATCCTTGGAGGCCTGGtctcgcctcttgctgaggcgctccgcgagttTCTGGATCTCGTGGTattcggtggcgctgtggcgggCCCCAGGATGAGTAGGACACGACCCAAAGTTGGTACGCTGTTGGCGCGGGCGCTTGCCGCGCGGGTTCTGGCCcgcggccgctgccgctgccaccACAGCGACCACAGCCCCAGTCTACGGCTTGTTCATGCcgcggttcttcttgttcttcttcttgccgctgccaggggcaacGACACTGGAGCCCCCGGACTGGGCAGGCCCTCCTTGAggggcagagtgccatgcacggccctctgcagccctggcgcacttgtccgccaaggcgaacaaggtggtgacagtctccacctggtgtgtcgccagcttctccagcatcttctcatcacggaccccctgtcggaaagccgtgataatagatgcatctaAAATACGTGGAATGGTTCCACGTAcgttggtgaagcgggagataaAAGCCCGAAGGGTTTCCCCAggttgctgcctcacagcgTGGAGGTGGGACTCCACACCATGCTGTTGATACGCGCTGGCAAAGTTCGCCGTGAACTACGCGCAGAGCTCTccccaggattggatggatcctGGAGTGAGGTTCATGAACCACGTctgggctggcccggtcaaggctatgTGGAAATAACTTGCCATTACGGCATCATTACCCCCTGCCgctgtgatggcggtgatgtagacctgcaggaattctgacagGTTGGTTGACCCGTCgtacttttccggcaggtggggccgaaacttggacggctaGGCCACCGCTCGGAGGTGGTCTACGAGCGCTGGCCACCACCAACGGCCCGTTTGGTGCGGGTTGCGATAGGGCCCTGGAGGCCTGCCCCGCAGCACGCTGCGGCGCGATGTGCACCACAACCCTGGATGGAGGATGGTGAGAGGCATGCGGCGCAGATGATGCCACTTCCTCCCCCCATAGGGTGGTCATGGTGCTCGACTATCTGAGGCATTGTGATCAAGAGCCTTGATCTAGCACAAACCAAACCTACTCCCCTACCTGGAACGCCAAATGTCAGAGGTTTTCTCCAGCCGGGTagcggagtgcacccgcctaatcctagtttaggatgagtttgggggaagtTAAGGAATGCAAGATCAAGAGGCGTATGAAACACGGGAAacacacaagggtttagagtggttcagaccGCCCGAgcataaaaccctacgtccactgtcaGATGTATTGCCTGAGCTTGTGAATCTTGTGGTGTGTGTATGTCTAAGCTTGAGAGCTTGTGAAACTTCTGTGTTCGTGgaacttgtgttctaacgtgcACGCTCTTCCTtctataggctcaaggggagcgcgtacactgagcgggatcccgacaggtggacctagcgacatattaaataacgtacacattggagccttaaatgccacagattcgaaaatcttcctcttcggcccccgtgcgtatcctctaccagggtatggtcatgtaCCGTCTCGCTAGTACAGGGTCTGCTGTTAGCGACATGCATAGTGGGAGACGTGCTGTCACCGTAGGGTCAGTTcgcgctgacaggcgaaggggctatgttgacctgccgtgctgtagccgCCGCGCACAGTAGCGGCGCACGCAGTAGCCCTTctgcagcaggtcataataacccttcgctgctgtgatgtgactacacgctcTCGCCCGCGCACGCGGTGCGGTGATGCGACCCGGCGCTTcagtaactggcgggcttaccgtggtgtcagcatacttGCCCAatgtgtcagtgggcagcccatgccctgtcttgggcacgcgcaccccaaccacctgcatttaatgcggtagttgagCTGGCTTCTCGtagaaggctggctgccaccggacacgtggtggtgctggtttagcggccgcttcctcaggggcacgtggcagcaccggacctccttcccggtgggaagggaggtccggggccccttggctggcccaggcgctcaggccccctgggggtccAGCTTCCACACGTAGGAGCCCAAGACCACCCTGCGGTGGCCGTTCCTGAGCACGTTGCCCTCGCTGGCATGTGGAGGCGCTAGACCTGCTAGAGcgtggggggaggtccggagaccatgtccccagctgtcagacccgggctgTACTTCCC
The sequence above is drawn from the Panicum hallii strain FIL2 chromosome 7, PHallii_v3.1, whole genome shotgun sequence genome and encodes:
- the LOC112900476 gene encoding uncharacterized protein LOC112900476; its protein translation is MAGAGVLPLVTASTIANINLHHVLIDGGAGLNIISYAAFKQLQIPEFGLDPSRPFSRVGLHPVYPVGTISLPVMFRTEENFRTENVQVNLPFNAIIGKPALYRFMAVAHYGYLVLKMLSPAGVLTVKGD